Proteins co-encoded in one Ponticoccus alexandrii genomic window:
- a CDS encoding histone deacetylase family protein, producing the protein MHCFYAPETEAHDPIFRLSHGAVARNAEQSERARLLLAGLDRLGLASVSPPSAPRSALEAVHTKRFLAFLETAWAEWQRLPDAGPEVVANVFPRGAPLTYPDSVVARAGWHMGDTSAPIGPESWQATCRAADCAVAAAEAVLAGAPAAYALCRPPGHHTGAEVAAGHCLLNVSAIAAAHLRGAYDRVAVLDIDVHHGNGTQEIFYDRSDVLTVSVHAETRTYYPFFTGYPDETGRGAGAGFNLNLPLPRTTRDDAWIAAIEAGLARVADFAPGALMVSLGLDAHENDPLQGMKITFDGFRRAGRLIAGAGVPAVIVQEGGYLSPDLSRSLEAFLSGVMAPGAG; encoded by the coding sequence ATGCACTGTTTCTATGCCCCCGAGACAGAGGCCCACGATCCGATCTTCCGCCTGTCCCATGGCGCCGTTGCCCGCAATGCCGAACAGTCAGAGCGCGCGCGCCTGCTTCTGGCCGGGCTGGACCGGCTGGGGCTTGCCTCGGTCTCCCCTCCGTCGGCGCCGCGCAGTGCGCTGGAGGCGGTGCACACGAAGCGCTTCCTGGCTTTCCTCGAAACCGCCTGGGCCGAGTGGCAGCGCCTGCCCGACGCCGGGCCCGAAGTGGTCGCCAATGTCTTTCCGCGCGGAGCGCCGCTGACCTACCCCGACAGCGTCGTGGCGCGGGCGGGCTGGCATATGGGCGACACCTCTGCCCCCATCGGGCCGGAAAGCTGGCAGGCCACCTGCCGCGCCGCCGATTGCGCGGTGGCCGCCGCCGAGGCGGTGCTGGCGGGCGCCCCCGCCGCCTATGCGCTGTGCCGCCCGCCCGGCCACCACACCGGGGCCGAGGTGGCCGCCGGGCACTGTCTGCTGAACGTTTCGGCCATCGCCGCGGCGCATCTGCGCGGCGCATACGACCGGGTGGCAGTGCTGGACATCGACGTTCACCACGGCAATGGCACGCAGGAGATCTTCTACGACCGAAGCGACGTTCTGACCGTCTCGGTCCATGCGGAGACGCGAACCTATTACCCCTTCTTCACCGGCTACCCCGACGAGACCGGCCGCGGCGCCGGAGCGGGTTTCAACCTGAACCTGCCCCTGCCCCGCACCACCCGCGACGACGCCTGGATCGCCGCCATCGAGGCGGGGCTGGCGCGCGTGGCGGATTTCGCCCCGGGCGCCCTGATGGTCAGCCTCGGGCTGGATGCCCACGAAAATGACCCGCTGCAGGGCATGAAGATCACCTTCGACGGCTTTCGCCGCGCCGGGCGGCTGATCGCCGGCGCCGGTGTGCCTGCAGTGATCGTACAGGAAGGCGGCTATCTCTCGCCGGACCTGAGCCGCTCGCTGGAGGCCTTCCTCTCGGGGGTCATGGCGCCCGGCGCGGGCTGA
- a CDS encoding Gfo/Idh/MocA family protein, which yields MSKFKDRTGSIRLGMVGGGQGALIGAVHRLAARMDGHYTLVAGALSSTPEKARASAAELGLPEERSYDDFTQMARREARLKDGIEAVAIVTPNHMHLPAAREFLRRGIHVICDKPLTGTLADAKKLKAAADKSGAQFILTHNYTGYPMVREARARVAAGELGEIRLVQVEYAQDWLAEAPAPDNKQADWRTDPARSGAGGSTGDIGTHAWNLARFVTGLMPEALAADLQSFVPGRRVDDNAQVLLRFEGGARGSLWCSQVAAGQENALRLRVFGTKAGLEWRQEQPNALHVTPLGGTTQIVTRASAATSEASKRLTRIPPGHPEGFHEAFANIYAEAAAAIRAARTGEPVPEGVLFPTIDDGVEGVRFVDACVRSSRRDAAWVKL from the coding sequence ATGAGCAAGTTCAAGGACCGCACCGGATCGATCCGCCTAGGCATGGTGGGCGGCGGACAGGGCGCGCTGATCGGCGCCGTGCACCGCCTCGCCGCGCGCATGGACGGGCATTACACGCTGGTTGCCGGGGCGCTGTCTTCGACGCCCGAGAAGGCCCGGGCCTCTGCCGCCGAACTGGGGCTGCCCGAGGAGCGCAGCTACGACGACTTCACCCAGATGGCGCGGCGTGAGGCGCGCCTGAAGGACGGCATCGAGGCGGTGGCCATCGTCACGCCGAACCACATGCACCTGCCCGCCGCGCGCGAGTTCCTGCGGCGCGGCATTCACGTGATCTGCGACAAGCCGCTGACCGGAACGCTGGCGGACGCGAAGAAGCTGAAGGCCGCCGCCGACAAGTCCGGCGCGCAGTTCATCCTGACCCACAACTACACCGGCTACCCGATGGTGCGCGAGGCGCGCGCCCGCGTGGCGGCGGGCGAGCTGGGCGAGATCCGGCTGGTGCAGGTGGAATACGCGCAGGACTGGCTGGCCGAGGCCCCTGCCCCGGACAACAAGCAGGCCGACTGGCGCACCGATCCCGCACGCTCCGGCGCGGGCGGCTCCACAGGCGACATCGGCACCCATGCGTGGAACCTCGCCCGCTTCGTGACGGGTCTGATGCCCGAGGCGCTTGCCGCCGACCTGCAAAGCTTCGTCCCCGGACGGCGCGTCGACGACAACGCGCAGGTGCTGTTGCGGTTCGAGGGCGGCGCGCGCGGGTCGCTCTGGTGCAGTCAGGTCGCGGCGGGGCAGGAGAATGCCCTGCGCCTGCGCGTCTTCGGCACCAAGGCGGGCCTCGAATGGCGGCAGGAACAGCCCAACGCCCTGCATGTCACGCCGCTGGGCGGCACGACGCAGATCGTGACCCGGGCCTCTGCCGCCACCTCCGAGGCGTCGAAGCGCTTGACCCGCATCCCGCCCGGCCACCCCGAGGGCTTCCACGAAGCCTTCGCCAATATCTACGCCGAGGCCGCCGCCGCGATCCGCGCCGCCCGCACCGGCGAGCCGGTCCCCGAGGGCGTGCTGTTTCCGACCATCGACGACGGGGTCGAGGGGGTGCGCTTCGTCGATGCCTGCGTCCGGTCGTCCCGGCGCGACGCGGCCTGGGTCAAGCTGTGA
- a CDS encoding circularly permuted type 2 ATP-grasp protein has protein sequence MDEPATLEEGLDTLLDSYHPPEGVADELLRADGSIRPGWEPLITHLARHDPAEIAQDFERGDQYLRDAGVYFRHYTAEGSTVRDWPLSHLPVIIAEEEWDTLAAGLVQRAEVLEKVMADLYGPGDLVRRGLLPASLVASNPEWLRPMVGVQPRDGHYLHVLAFEVGRSPDGGWLVLGDRTQAPSGAGFALENRMATARIFHDFMPDANVRRLAGFFREFRDAMNALRQDGEGRVAILTPGQHTDTYFEHAYIARYLGFLLLECEDLRVVEGRLMVRTINGLEPVSVLWRRLDSRSADPLELDETSTLGTPGLVGALRNRSVSMLNALGSGVLEARALMAFLPRISQALTGAPLALPNIATWWCGQDKELSYVRENFEKMMIGRAMSTQLPFDIDSATALGGKFRSTAHPPVRQWLDAEGQDLVAQEAVTLSTTPAMIDGQLLPRPMVVRVFAVRTPQGWTVMPGGYARIGKTEDPTALAMQAGGSVSDVWVTGEKPAEFDSLMATRKGPFVRRMPGRLPARAADNLYWLGRYVERANSQIRTLRAYHLRLETAGATPMPMMRELGKHLATFGKAPDPATQPVPASLLTLMDATGFCAAKVSDRFSDDGLHALDDLSQEVRRIAEVSRPGEDTARNMGRLLRILAAFAGISNDNMFRFSGWRFMTMGRAVERGIQMCSLLHRFATSRAPQGSYDLCIEIGDSVMTHRRRYSVEINRNTLIDLLALDPENPISLVYQVNLLREQQLALPHRQFNTQLSPVARALLTLHTDLSVASPETLNTDDFLTLRSELWAISDSITAQYLS, from the coding sequence ATGGACGAACCCGCCACCCTGGAGGAGGGGTTGGACACACTGCTCGACAGCTACCACCCGCCCGAGGGCGTGGCGGACGAGCTTCTGCGGGCGGATGGCAGCATCCGCCCGGGCTGGGAGCCGCTGATCACCCACCTCGCCCGCCACGACCCGGCGGAGATCGCGCAGGACTTCGAGCGGGGCGACCAGTACCTGCGCGACGCGGGCGTCTACTTTCGCCACTACACCGCAGAGGGGTCGACGGTGCGGGACTGGCCCCTGAGCCACCTGCCGGTGATCATCGCCGAGGAAGAGTGGGACACCCTCGCCGCCGGGCTGGTGCAGCGCGCCGAGGTGCTGGAAAAGGTCATGGCCGACCTCTACGGCCCCGGCGATCTGGTGCGGCGCGGGCTCCTGCCCGCCTCCCTGGTGGCCTCGAACCCGGAATGGCTACGCCCCATGGTGGGCGTGCAGCCGCGCGACGGGCATTACCTGCACGTACTGGCCTTCGAGGTCGGGCGGTCGCCGGACGGCGGCTGGCTGGTGCTGGGCGATCGCACGCAGGCGCCCTCGGGCGCGGGCTTCGCGCTGGAAAACCGCATGGCAACGGCGCGGATCTTTCACGATTTCATGCCCGACGCCAACGTCCGCCGCCTTGCCGGCTTCTTCCGCGAGTTCCGCGACGCCATGAACGCGCTGCGGCAGGACGGCGAGGGGCGTGTCGCGATCCTGACGCCGGGCCAGCACACCGATACCTACTTCGAACACGCCTATATCGCGCGCTACCTCGGCTTTCTGCTGCTGGAATGCGAGGATCTGCGCGTGGTTGAGGGGCGCCTGATGGTGCGCACGATAAACGGGCTGGAACCTGTCAGCGTGCTCTGGCGCAGGCTTGACTCCCGGTCGGCCGATCCGCTGGAACTGGACGAGACCTCTACCCTTGGCACGCCCGGCCTCGTCGGGGCGCTGCGCAACCGCTCGGTTTCCATGCTGAACGCGCTGGGGTCGGGTGTGCTGGAGGCGCGGGCGCTGATGGCCTTCCTGCCGCGCATCTCGCAGGCCCTGACCGGCGCGCCCTTGGCGCTGCCCAATATCGCAACCTGGTGGTGCGGTCAGGACAAGGAGCTGTCCTACGTCCGCGAGAACTTCGAGAAAATGATGATCGGGCGGGCGATGTCCACGCAGTTGCCCTTCGACATCGACAGCGCCACGGCGCTTGGCGGCAAGTTCCGCTCTACCGCGCATCCGCCGGTGCGGCAGTGGCTGGACGCCGAGGGCCAGGACCTCGTGGCACAGGAGGCGGTGACGCTGTCCACGACGCCCGCGATGATCGACGGCCAGCTCTTGCCGCGCCCGATGGTGGTGCGCGTCTTCGCCGTGCGCACGCCGCAAGGCTGGACCGTCATGCCGGGCGGCTATGCCCGCATCGGCAAGACCGAGGATCCGACCGCACTGGCCATGCAGGCGGGCGGCTCGGTCTCCGACGTCTGGGTGACGGGCGAGAAACCGGCCGAGTTCGACTCGCTCATGGCCACGCGCAAGGGCCCCTTCGTGCGGCGGATGCCCGGTCGCCTGCCCGCGCGGGCCGCCGACAACCTCTACTGGCTGGGCCGCTACGTCGAACGCGCCAACAGCCAGATCCGCACGCTGCGCGCCTACCATCTGCGGCTGGAAACGGCGGGGGCCACACCCATGCCGATGATGCGCGAGCTGGGCAAACACCTCGCTACCTTCGGCAAGGCCCCGGATCCGGCGACCCAGCCGGTACCGGCCTCCCTGCTGACCCTGATGGACGCCACCGGCTTCTGCGCCGCCAAGGTGAGCGACCGCTTTTCCGACGACGGGCTGCACGCGCTGGACGACCTCTCGCAAGAGGTCCGCCGCATCGCCGAGGTCAGCCGCCCGGGCGAGGATACGGCCCGCAACATGGGGCGCCTGCTGCGCATCCTCGCGGCCTTCGCGGGGATCTCGAACGACAACATGTTCCGCTTCTCGGGCTGGCGCTTCATGACCATGGGCCGCGCCGTGGAACGCGGTATCCAGATGTGCAGCCTGCTGCACCGCTTCGCCACGTCCAGGGCGCCGCAGGGCAGCTACGACCTGTGCATCGAGATCGGCGACAGTGTCATGACCCACCGCCGCCGCTACTCGGTCGAGATCAACCGCAACACGCTGATCGACCTTCTGGCGCTGGACCCGGAAAACCCGATCTCTCTGGTCTATCAGGTAAACCTCTTGCGCGAACAACAGCTTGCCCTGCCACACCGGCAGTTCAACACCCAGCTCAGCCCGGTGGCACGCGCCCTCCTGACGCTGCACACCGACCTGTCGGTGGCCTCGCCCGAGACATTGAACACCGATGATTTCCTGACCCTGCGGTCCGAGCTTTGGGCGATCTCGGACAGCATCACCGCGCAGTACCTGAGCTGA
- a CDS encoding sugar phosphate isomerase/epimerase family protein, protein MKTIKGPALFLAQFAGDDAPFDTWDGITKWAADCGYEGVQVPSWDARLIDLAQAAESKGYCEDWAGKARENGVAVTELSTHLQGQLVAVHPAYDEAFDGFAANEVRGNPAARQAWAVDQVEKGIRASANLGLTALPTFSGALAWPYIYPWPQRPAGLVEAAFDELAKRWRPLLDLADAHGVNLCYEIHPGEDLHDGVSYEMFLERVDNHARAMMLYDPSHYVLQCLDYVAHLDTYAERIGGFHVKDAEFNPTAKQGVYGGFQSWVNRAGRFRSLGDGQVDFGAIFSKLAAMDFDGWAVVEWECALKHPEDGAREGAQFVRDHIIRVTPRAFDDFADGGTDDAANRRMLGLDR, encoded by the coding sequence TTGAAGACCATCAAGGGCCCTGCGCTGTTTCTGGCGCAGTTCGCGGGCGATGACGCGCCCTTCGACACATGGGACGGCATCACCAAATGGGCCGCCGATTGCGGCTACGAGGGTGTGCAGGTGCCAAGCTGGGACGCTCGGCTGATCGACCTCGCGCAGGCCGCCGAGAGCAAGGGCTATTGCGAGGACTGGGCCGGCAAGGCGCGCGAGAACGGCGTCGCCGTGACGGAACTCTCGACGCACCTGCAGGGCCAGCTTGTCGCCGTGCATCCCGCCTATGACGAAGCCTTCGACGGCTTTGCAGCCAACGAGGTGCGCGGCAATCCCGCCGCCCGGCAGGCATGGGCCGTCGATCAGGTGGAAAAGGGCATCCGCGCCTCGGCCAACCTTGGCCTGACCGCGCTGCCTACCTTCTCGGGCGCGCTGGCATGGCCCTACATCTACCCCTGGCCGCAGCGGCCCGCGGGCCTTGTAGAAGCCGCCTTCGACGAGTTGGCCAAGCGCTGGCGCCCCCTGCTGGATCTGGCGGACGCCCATGGCGTGAACCTCTGCTACGAGATCCACCCCGGCGAGGACCTGCACGACGGCGTCAGCTACGAGATGTTCCTCGAGCGCGTGGACAACCACGCCCGCGCCATGATGCTGTATGACCCCAGCCACTACGTGCTGCAATGCCTTGATTACGTTGCGCATCTCGACACCTACGCCGAGCGCATCGGCGGCTTCCACGTCAAGGATGCCGAGTTCAACCCGACCGCGAAGCAGGGCGTCTACGGCGGCTTCCAGTCGTGGGTGAACCGCGCCGGGCGGTTCCGCTCGCTCGGCGACGGGCAGGTCGATTTCGGCGCGATCTTCTCGAAGCTCGCCGCGATGGATTTCGACGGCTGGGCGGTGGTCGAGTGGGAATGCGCCCTCAAGCACCCCGAGGACGGGGCCCGCGAGGGCGCGCAATTCGTGCGCGACCACATCATCCGCGTGACACCGCGCGCCTTCGACGACTTCGCGGACGGCGGCACCGACGACGCCGCCAACCGCCGCATGCTGGGGCTGGATAGATGA
- a CDS encoding LacI family DNA-binding transcriptional regulator, giving the protein MDRRTATIQDVARVAGVSTATVSRTLSKPAVVTKATRDAVLSAVAETGYRVNTTASNLRRQRTGSVIVLLPNIANPFFAQILAGLSSVLTPAEYGMLIADTQSGPDADARLAHYLASGQADGLVLLDGTLSAEVLASPARPPIVMACEWMGSTLPSVRVENARGGALAVGHLAQLGHRRIGHVTGPPANVLTQTRLEGFLSTLRELGLPQNPDWVLEGDFTMDSGAAAARAWLGLTDRPTALFLSSDEMATGFIGEVQRAGLSVPGDVSVVGFDNIEIAQHLAPGLTTIRQPRTQIGVRAAELLLTMIESNSRDAPSEIIEVELIRRGSAGPPPD; this is encoded by the coding sequence ATGGACCGCAGAACCGCCACGATTCAGGATGTTGCCCGCGTGGCGGGGGTGTCGACCGCCACCGTAAGCCGGACCCTGTCGAAGCCCGCGGTGGTGACGAAGGCGACACGGGACGCGGTTCTCAGCGCCGTGGCAGAAACCGGCTACCGCGTGAACACCACCGCGTCGAACCTGCGGCGCCAGCGCACCGGGTCGGTAATCGTGCTGCTGCCCAATATCGCCAACCCCTTCTTCGCGCAGATCCTCGCGGGGCTGTCCTCTGTCCTGACGCCCGCCGAATACGGCATGCTGATCGCCGACACGCAGTCGGGTCCGGACGCCGACGCGCGGCTGGCGCATTACCTCGCCTCTGGGCAGGCGGACGGGCTGGTGCTGCTGGACGGCACTCTGTCGGCAGAGGTGCTGGCCAGCCCCGCGCGCCCGCCCATCGTCATGGCCTGCGAGTGGATGGGCAGCACGCTGCCCTCGGTCCGGGTCGAGAACGCGCGCGGCGGTGCGTTGGCGGTGGGCCACCTCGCGCAACTGGGGCACCGCCGCATCGGCCATGTGACCGGCCCGCCGGCCAACGTGCTGACGCAGACGCGGCTCGAGGGCTTCTTGAGCACCCTGCGCGAGCTTGGCCTGCCGCAGAACCCCGACTGGGTGCTCGAAGGCGATTTCACCATGGACAGCGGCGCTGCCGCTGCCCGGGCCTGGCTGGGGCTGACGGATCGCCCGACCGCGCTCTTCCTGTCCTCGGACGAGATGGCCACCGGCTTTATCGGAGAGGTCCAGCGCGCGGGCCTGAGCGTGCCCGGCGACGTCTCTGTCGTGGGCTTCGACAATATCGAGATCGCCCAGCACCTCGCGCCCGGGCTGACCACCATCCGCCAGCCCCGTACGCAGATCGGCGTGCGCGCCGCCGAATTGCTTCTGACCATGATCGAAAGCAACAGTCGCGATGCGCCTTCAGAAATCATCGAGGTTGAACTCATCCGCCGCGGCAGCGCCGGCCCGCCACCGGACTGA
- a CDS encoding transglutaminase family protein has protein sequence MSQLYDITLAIHYRYQNPARSARTLLRMQPLNRPDQRLVSGLLTIDPEPATRRDWTDFFGNAICEVAHDAPTDRLTFRYAGRVERRPVPDGLDLSCPLADLGHEMAEVGDLGPGAPHHFIGASERVQPVGEITAFARAVTSPAMSALTAVKAISRQMHAEFDFDSTATDVRTDPAEAFRNRRGVCQDISHVTIAALRAVGIPAGYVSGFLRTVPPEGKPRLEGADAMHAWVRAWCGAEVGWVQIDPTNDMRVGTDHVMVALGRDYADVAPVRGTLTSAGEHDTQHHVDVVPV, from the coding sequence ATGTCCCAGCTCTACGACATCACCCTCGCGATCCACTACCGCTACCAGAACCCGGCGCGCTCGGCCCGGACGCTGCTGCGAATGCAGCCGCTGAACCGGCCCGACCAGCGGCTGGTGTCGGGCCTGCTGACCATCGACCCGGAACCGGCGACGCGCCGCGACTGGACGGATTTCTTTGGCAATGCCATCTGCGAGGTCGCCCATGACGCGCCGACGGACCGGCTGACCTTCCGCTATGCCGGCCGGGTGGAGCGCAGACCCGTCCCCGACGGGCTCGACCTGTCCTGCCCGCTGGCGGACCTTGGCCACGAGATGGCAGAAGTCGGCGACCTCGGGCCGGGCGCCCCGCATCATTTCATCGGCGCATCCGAGCGCGTGCAGCCGGTGGGCGAGATCACCGCCTTTGCCCGCGCGGTGACCTCTCCGGCGATGTCTGCGCTGACGGCGGTCAAGGCGATCTCGCGGCAGATGCACGCCGAGTTCGACTTCGACTCGACCGCCACGGACGTGCGTACCGACCCCGCCGAGGCCTTCCGCAACCGCCGGGGCGTCTGTCAGGACATCAGCCATGTCACCATCGCGGCGCTGCGTGCGGTCGGCATCCCGGCGGGTTACGTCTCGGGCTTTCTGCGCACCGTGCCGCCCGAGGGCAAACCAAGGCTGGAGGGTGCCGATGCCATGCACGCCTGGGTCCGCGCCTGGTGCGGGGCAGAGGTGGGCTGGGTGCAGATCGATCCCACGAACGACATGCGCGTGGGCACCGATCACGTGATGGTGGCGCTGGGACGCGACTATGCCGATGTCGCCCCGGTGCGCGGCACCCTGACCAGCGCGGGCGAACACGACACCCAGCATCACGTCGATGTGGTGCCGGTCTAG
- a CDS encoding sugar ABC transporter ATP-binding protein, whose product MTAVLAAKRVTRSFGPIEVLHGVDFDLRPGEIHALIGENGAGKSTMMKILGGYLSPTTGGLELDGTPVTFADQREAEAAGILMIHQEFNLALQLTVEENLFLGREKRRGPFLDSRAMMAEAREWLGRLECPVDPRARVADLSVPNRQMVEIARALGRNARVLIMDEPTAVLTGRETDVLLDQIERLKAQGTAILYTSHKLDEIARIADRVTVLRDGTHITTRQAQGFTEHAMAEAMVGRDLTDLYPAKPVPSEDIVLTVEGVTVPGHVRDASFTLRRGEVLGFAGLVGAGRTELMEGIAGLRPVTGQVAINGKPLKPGSVLAAREAGLVYLTEDRKEKGLLLGKDLTENLTLLALDRFGRVFIDKGAEARALTQATKEFDIRANDRTMLAGSLSGGNQQKLLLAKTMLAEPQIVIIDEPTRGIDIGTKQQIYDFIAALATTGKSVIVVSSELPEVIGLANRVMVMGRGHVAGELTGDQITEDAILRRAMGVGELSGDAA is encoded by the coding sequence GTGACAGCCGTCCTCGCCGCAAAGCGCGTCACCCGCAGCTTCGGCCCGATCGAAGTGCTGCACGGCGTCGACTTCGACCTGCGGCCCGGCGAGATCCACGCGCTGATCGGCGAGAACGGCGCGGGCAAGTCGACGATGATGAAGATCCTCGGCGGCTACCTCTCCCCCACCACCGGCGGGCTGGAACTGGACGGCACGCCCGTGACCTTTGCCGACCAGCGCGAGGCCGAGGCGGCGGGTATCCTGATGATCCATCAGGAGTTCAACCTCGCCCTGCAACTGACGGTCGAAGAGAACCTCTTTCTGGGCCGCGAGAAACGCCGAGGTCCCTTCCTCGACAGCCGCGCCATGATGGCGGAGGCGCGCGAGTGGCTGGGCCGACTCGAATGCCCCGTCGATCCGCGCGCCCGCGTCGCCGACCTGTCTGTCCCGAACCGCCAGATGGTCGAGATCGCCCGCGCGCTGGGGCGCAATGCCCGCGTGCTGATCATGGACGAACCCACCGCCGTGCTGACCGGCCGCGAGACGGACGTGCTGCTGGACCAGATCGAGCGGCTGAAGGCGCAGGGCACGGCGATCCTCTACACCAGCCACAAGCTGGACGAGATCGCCCGCATCGCCGACCGCGTCACCGTGCTGCGCGACGGCACGCATATCACCACGCGGCAGGCGCAGGGCTTCACCGAGCACGCCATGGCAGAGGCCATGGTGGGCCGCGACCTGACCGATCTCTACCCGGCCAAACCTGTGCCTTCGGAGGACATCGTGCTGACCGTCGAGGGCGTCACCGTCCCCGGCCATGTCCGCGACGCCTCCTTCACGCTGAGGCGGGGCGAGGTGCTGGGCTTCGCGGGGCTCGTCGGCGCGGGCCGCACGGAACTGATGGAAGGCATCGCGGGCCTGCGCCCGGTCACCGGCCAGGTCGCGATCAACGGCAAGCCGCTGAAGCCAGGCTCAGTGCTGGCGGCGCGCGAGGCGGGGTTGGTCTACCTGACCGAGGACCGCAAGGAAAAGGGCCTGCTGCTGGGCAAGGACCTGACCGAGAACCTGACCCTTCTGGCGCTCGACCGCTTCGGGCGCGTCTTCATCGACAAGGGCGCCGAGGCCCGCGCCCTGACGCAGGCCACCAAGGAATTCGACATCCGCGCCAACGACCGGACGATGCTGGCGGGCAGCCTCTCGGGTGGCAACCAGCAAAAGCTCCTTCTGGCCAAGACCATGCTGGCCGAGCCGCAGATCGTCATCATCGACGAGCCTACACGAGGCATCGACATCGGCACCAAGCAGCAGATCTACGACTTCATCGCGGCGCTTGCCACGACGGGCAAAAGCGTGATCGTCGTCTCCTCGGAACTGCCCGAGGTGATCGGCCTGGCGAACCGCGTCATGGTCATGGGCCGCGGCCACGTCGCCGGAGAGCTCACGGGCGACCAGATCACCGAAGACGCCATCCTGCGCCGCGCCATGGGCGTGGGCGAGCTTTCGGGGGATGCGGCATGA
- a CDS encoding ABC transporter permease subunit — MTDMTATTEAAPRRRLSLHTLGPVMALIALVILGASLNSNFLGAANLTNVLARSAFIGIIAVGMTFVITGGGIDLSVGSMAAFVAGVMILAMNALIPSLGIGVPLIAAGMAVALLAGLAAGLLNGVLIAKVGIEPFIVTLGAMGIYRSLTTWLADGGTLSLDFAARSFYRPVYYDGILGVAWPIIVFALVAIVGEIAMRKTPFGRHCAALGANEQVAKYSAVKVDRVRMATYVLLGGLVGLATIMYVPRLGSASGSTGVLWELEAIAAVIIGGTVLKGGFGRVWGTVVGVLILSLIDNILNLASIVSPYLNGTIQGVIVILAVVLQRQGKSAE; from the coding sequence ATGACCGACATGACCGCAACCACCGAGGCCGCGCCGCGCCGCCGCCTCTCGCTGCACACCCTCGGGCCCGTGATGGCGCTGATCGCTCTGGTGATCCTCGGCGCCTCGCTGAACTCGAACTTCCTCGGTGCGGCGAACCTGACCAACGTCCTGGCGCGCTCGGCCTTCATCGGGATCATTGCCGTGGGCATGACCTTCGTCATCACCGGCGGCGGGATCGACCTGTCGGTGGGCTCCATGGCGGCCTTCGTCGCGGGGGTCATGATCCTTGCCATGAACGCGCTGATCCCCTCGCTGGGCATCGGCGTCCCGCTGATCGCGGCGGGCATGGCCGTGGCCTTGCTGGCGGGCCTTGCGGCGGGGCTCTTGAACGGGGTGCTGATCGCCAAGGTGGGGATCGAGCCCTTCATCGTCACGCTGGGCGCCATGGGCATCTACCGGTCGCTGACCACGTGGCTCGCGGACGGCGGCACGCTGTCGCTCGATTTCGCGGCGCGCAGCTTCTACCGGCCGGTCTATTACGACGGCATCCTCGGCGTGGCATGGCCGATCATCGTCTTCGCCCTCGTCGCGATCGTCGGCGAGATCGCCATGCGCAAGACCCCCTTCGGGCGCCACTGCGCCGCGCTTGGCGCCAACGAGCAGGTGGCGAAGTATTCCGCCGTCAAGGTCGACCGGGTCCGCATGGCCACCTACGTGCTGCTCGGCGGTCTCGTGGGGCTTGCGACCATCATGTACGTGCCGCGCCTGGGCTCTGCCTCGGGCTCCACCGGCGTGCTGTGGGAGCTTGAGGCCATCGCCGCCGTGATCATCGGCGGCACCGTGCTCAAGGGCGGCTTCGGCCGGGTCTGGGGCACCGTGGTCGGCGTGCTGATCCTCAGCCTGATCGACAACATCCTGAACCTCGCCTCGATCGTCTCGCCCTACCTGAACGGCACGATCCAGGGCGTCATCGTCATCCTTGCCGTCGTCTTGCAGCGGCAGGGCAAGAGCGCCGAGTGA